A single Nicotiana tabacum cultivar K326 chromosome 5, ASM71507v2, whole genome shotgun sequence DNA region contains:
- the LOC107828594 gene encoding protein ACCELERATED CELL DEATH 6-like, with the protein MEMILRKEPSLTKQVDDFGWNPLHFAAYVGFKLSVRTLLMADKHMAYGTIKEENKTPLHLAVINNKIQAVEEIIEQCPDSLDAVTSQGQNVLHIAYAKEHWKMITLFEDQHWNNNIFVQRDADGNVPEKVIGKSVSFQSHPYWEELDRNNVRWKESYEKWFKGRMEVWKNRANTHLIVVTLILTVSFAAGFTIPGGYDGDDGPNKGMAVISKKTAFKAFAVTDTIAMISSTAAVFLHYLATYEEENKSLSRYVAAGVLALVAMLAMMIAFMTGLYVVLPSTGLAVFICVICSLSLALFIFVLGKSFYDSFQKKRKRY; encoded by the exons ATGGAAATGATACTAAGAAAAGAACCAAGTCTAACAAAGCAAGTAGATGATTTTGGGTGGAATCCTCTCCATTTCGCGGCTTACGTAGGGTTTAAACTATCAGTGAGGACATTATTAATGGCGGATAAACATATGGCTTATGGAActattaaagaagaaaataaaacacCTCTACATTTAGCGGTCATCAATAATAAAATACAGGCCGTGGAAGAGATTATAGAGCAGTGTCCAGATTCCTTGGACGCAGTCACTAGCCAAGGCCAAAATGTTCTTCACATTGCATATGCGAAGGAACATTGGAAAATGATAACATTATTCGAAGATCAACACTGGAACAATAACATCTTTGTTCAAAGAGACGCTGACGGGAATGTGCCCGAAAAGGTTATAGGAAAAAGCGTGTCGTTTCAGTCTCACCCTTACTGGGAAGAATTAGATCGCAACAATGTCAGATGG AAAGAATCTTATGAGAAGTGGTTCAAAGGACGCATGGAAGTATGGAAAAATAGAGCAAACACACATTTGATAGTTGTTACACTTATATTAACGGTTTCTTTCGCGGCTGGCTTCACAATTCCTGGTGGTTACGACGGTGATGATGGTCCAAATAAAGGCATGGCAGTCATATCCAAGAAAACAGCGTTCAAAGCATTCGCAGTAACAGATACCATTGCCATGATATCTTCCACAGCTGCTGTTTTTCTGCATTACCTTGCAACTTACGAGGAAGAGAACAAAAGCTTGAGTCGTTATGTAGCTGCTGGCGTCCTTGCCTTGGTTGCCATGCTAGCAATGATGATAGCGTTTATGACTGGCTTGTATGTTGTGCTACCTTCTACAGGCCTAGCTGTATTTATCTGTGTCATTTGCTCTTTATCGCTTGCCCTCTTTATATTTGTTTTAGGTAAGAGTTTTTATGATTCatttcaaaagaaaaggaaaagatattAA